The following coding sequences are from one Nicotiana tabacum cultivar K326 chromosome 1, ASM71507v2, whole genome shotgun sequence window:
- the LOC107812129 gene encoding uncharacterized protein LOC107812129, protein MALHKHLLVIFLACFISSSYAYQFYVGGKDGWVPNPTENYNHWAERMRFSVNDTLLFRYKKGSNSVLVVNKDDYEKCNTNNPIKKMDDGNSIFKFDRSGPFFFISGNKNDCEKGSQKLIIVVLAIRTPPSAPTPPTPSTPAHGPVASPPGTSPAISPATSPVPAPVNQTPASSPGNAPTPATSPVPAPVNQTPTSSPGNAPTPASSPAISPSTSHAPSINSPSPSPSPATSPATSPAPARISPSGDITAPSPSSSGSSSSPTSSPPASSTPGSPGKSTPGIIAPAIDGGNSPPADIQSPTGSSTNSKNSAVKAFTPSAVLMSVVLTIILGGFVVSP, encoded by the exons ATGGCTTTGCATAAACATCTTCTAGTAATTTTCTTAGCTTGTTTCATTAGCTCTTCTTATGCTTATCAATTCTACGTTGGTGGAAAAGATGGTTGGGTTCCTAACCCTACTGAAAATTACAACCATTGGGCTGAACGAATGCGATTCTCAGTCAATGACACTCTAC TGTTCAGGTACAAGAAAGGATCAAATTCAGTATTAGTGGTAAACAAGGATGATTATGAAAAGTGCAACACAAATAATCCGATCAAGAAAATGGATGATGGGAATTCTATATTCAAGTTTGATCGTTCTGGTCCTTTCTTTTTTATTAGTGGAAATAAAAATGATTGTGAAAAAGGATcacaaaaattaattattgttGTTTTAGCTATTAGAACTCCTCCTTCTGCTCCTACACCACCTACCCCCTCAACTCCAGCTCATGGTCCAGTAGCTTCTCCTCCGGGAACATCTCCGGCGATATCTCCGGCAACTTCTCCAGTTCCTGCTCCTGTAAATCAAACACCTGCttcatctccaggaaatgctccAACTCCGGCGACATCTCCAGTTCCTGCTCCTGTAAATCAAACACCTACTTCATCACCAGGAAATGCTCCAACTCCGGCATCTTCTCCGGCTATATCTCCGTCGACATCTCATGCGCCGTCAATCAACAGTCCATCACCTTCTCCATCGCCGGCAACATCTCCAGCGACATCTCCGGCACCGGCTAGAATTTCACCATCCGGAGACATAACAGCTCCATCGCCTTCATCGAGTGGCTCATCATCATCTCCAACTTCATCTCCTCCGGCATCAAGTACGCCGGGATCACCAGGGAAGTCAACGCCGGGAATTATTGCTCCGGCTATCGACGGCGGGAACTCTCCGCCGGCGGATATTCAGTCACCTACTGGTTCGTCAACCAATAGCAAGAATTCTGCAGTAAAAGCATTTACTCCTTCAGCTGTATTGATGTCAGTCGTTTTGACTATAATTTTGGGAGGATTCGTCGTTTCTC